One genomic window of Punica granatum isolate Tunisia-2019 chromosome 1, ASM765513v2, whole genome shotgun sequence includes the following:
- the LOC116195168 gene encoding major strawberry allergen Fra a 1.07-like — translation MGVTSFTQEFPCPISPARMFRALIVESSDLIPRLLPQFIKSVELVEGDGGAGSIERVNFTEASHFKYLKHRIDELDKENFLCRYAMIEGDALGDKLDSIDYEVKFEAATGGGSICKMTSKYNTKAEFQVDEEEIKAGKEKAFAIYKVVEAYLLENLHAYA, via the exons ATGGGCGTCACGAGCTTTACCCAGGAGTTCCCGTGCCCAATCTCTCCCGCCCGCATGTTCAGGGCCCTGATCGTGGAGTCGAGTGACTTGATCCCTAGGCTTCTGCCCCAGTTCATCAAGAGTGTTGAACTTGTCGAGGGAGATGGAGGAGCCGGAAGCATCGAGCGGGTCAACTTCACCGAAG CGAGCCATTTCAAGTATTTGAAGCACAGAATCGATGAGCTCGACAAGGAAAACTTCCTATGCAGATACGCCATGATCGAGGGCGATGCACTGGGCGACAAGCTTGATTCGATTGATTATGAGGTCAAGTTCGAAGCTGCCACCGGTGGAGGTTCCATCTGCAAGATGACCAGCAAGTACAACACCAAGGCCGAATTCCAAGTCGACgaagaagaaattaaagcCGGGAAAGAAAAGGCCTTTGCCATCTACAAAGTCGTGGAGGCCTATCTCTTGGAGAACCTTCATGCTTATgcttaa